The Cheilinus undulatus linkage group 17, ASM1832078v1, whole genome shotgun sequence genomic sequence AAAGTTACATCTTGTGTTGTTTAGATTTACCTGTGAGAGCTGCTAAAACTTGTAGTGTACTTaacattaaacacaaaatacagcgggaaaaagacagcaaaatgatttgacatgaaaagaaacacaaaatgataacatctgatttaaaaggtgataaataaACAGACTTAAAATTGAATGTATACCTGTATGTATCATATATTTGATTTCTGTAGAGTTCTAAGAATCACAGGAGTCGGTATAACTAAACTACCGTAGATCCCCTTTTTATGATTCAAGTCACTGTAATTTCTCCATACGCTGCAGTTCCTGATTTGATTTGCATACATTtgacttttctctctctccgtctGAGTGGGTTTAACCCTGCAAGCTCTAAGctatttttgaaccattttgtctcacctggacttattgtcttaaaagcAAGTGAAATATCAACGCTGTGGTGCACAGTTTTTTGCACAAACCTGTCCCATCTTTTGGGgactaaaaagtgaaaaaaaaaattaattctgtgactaaaaaacatcttcaaaatattcacatattcacaaaaaaaatcaatcgattggatttatttaataaaacataAGGTTGTCTGGTCCCCAGATTAAAAAAGGAGactgaatataaaaaaattaaagaatagaCTTTCCaggaaagtatcaaaaatatttctgaataaTTTTGAACAATTGTTCAAAAAAACCACAGATAAAATCCAAACACATTCCAGGAAAATTCCCTAATGGTTCCATgacaaactgctgaaaaatgaCTGATTTGTCAAGGTTAATGGGAAAAGTCCTCAAAGTTCCTTGTGAATTTTCTTAGATTTAATGGAAAACTTCCAGGGAATAATAGCAAAAGTTTTTggtgaataatattttaatatttctttaaaaggggaaaagtaGCGCCATTCTGTGgacaaaaataagaataaaaagttCAAAGGTAGTAGACAGATGGTGACTGACCACCATTGGTGCTCTGCTTGGTCTTTTGGCACCCCATCATACTGGATAGCTCTTTCTGGAACTGGGATGATCCAAAGTAGTAGACCAGAGGATCAAGGATGCAGTTGAGACTTCCTAAACACAGACAGAATAAATAGATTACATAGAGCCTGTCAGGATTCATCTCTTTCTCCTGGTCTTCTATTTCTTCAGAATACATCAGCTGATGCACGATGAAGATGATGTTACTGGGTAAGAAACACAGCACAAACATCACCAGTACTGTTGCAGTCAAGAACATTGctcttcttttcttctgtgAGTGGTCTGGAAGCTCTGGTTGGACTTTACTCAGAGTCAAAATCACCCGAGTGTAGGACACCATGGTGATGATGAGAggcaggaagaagaggaggaagcagagggTGATGTAGTACATCTTGTACCACAAGAAAGGCTGTGAGAGTTGGATGTCATGGCAGGTGGTGATGTTCAGTGCTGTGAGGTTGAAAGTCTGCTCAGTGAAGAGGAGGTGCACTGAGCCAACAAAGGAGAGGATCCACATGACTGCACAGGCAATGACTGCCTTTGCAGGACTTCTCCATGACAAAGACTGGATAGGATAGACCAGAGCGAGGAGCCGGTCCACGCTGATGAGGGAGATGAGCAGAATGGAGCAGTACATGTTCCAGTAAAAGGCTGCGGTGACTATACGGCACATGGCACGACTGAATATCCAGTCATTTCCCATGAAGTGGTAGGAGATCTTGAAGGGCAGCACCATGGAGAAGAGCAGGTCAGCACAGGCCAGGTTCATCATGTAGATCACTGCTGGCTTCTTAGGCTCTATTCTTTTTATGAAGACCAGCAGTGCACAGATGTTGATGGGCACACTGAGGAGGCAGACCAGTGTGTAGAAGGACGGGATGATGGTGGTGGATAATGATCCTGTTAGAAACCACCATGCCTCCTCTGAGAGATTCTGCCTGCCTAGGTTAGTTAGTAAAAGAGAAAGGAGATTAATGTTAATTATgcacattttataaaaagacttaaaattcAATTAGCAAAGTTTCAGTCAGTTGTTTCTTAACACTGAAAAACCCTAAAGTACAAAAGAGAGCCTGTTATAGTTTGACAATAAGTTTCAAGTCAATTTTTATCACCATTACAGGTCCTAATAGGGAAGCTACATTTACCCCAGCATAGTTTAGCAGAATCTAATCATTAAAGAAGTAatctgaaaatgtttaattgaGGCATTATTGGTTCAATTCATTTAGGTATGGGCTTTGGTTTTGTCTATAGTGGTGAGGATGACCATGCCTGTCTCTATTTGTCAGCCCTGCACTTtgctggcaaccagtccagagtgtacccaGCCTCTGGCCCAGTGACAGTTGGTATGGGCTGCAGCCCCACACAACTGCAAAAGGGATAAGCAGAGTGCATAATAGATGAAAGCCCAATTGGactttgcaaaaaactccaaaatgaaAGCCAAGTGGTCTTTCACATGTTTTTACACAGAGGAGAGTCTACTGTCTAGCCACTCTACCAGATCAGTGGACAGTTGCAATGATAGTTCTCCCTCTAGAACTTTGCCCCGTCTCTACACAaaatctctggagctcagttagagtggccatcaggttcttggcGCCCTCTCATACTAAGGCCCTTTGGCCAAGTCTGAGGCCCTGAGTACTTCAGAGCAGGTTTTTTTGAGGGTATTTCTGCACTTTTTCTTGCAACAACCCTGCCTCTGACATCTAcaggcagtttctttgacctcatggcttggtttttgctctgatatgcactgtcagctgtgaggctttctatagagagaagcgtgcctttccaaatcatgtccaatcaatttaatttactacaGGATGACTCCAAGCGAGGTGTAGAAACACTCAGCAAAGATTGAGAGAAATAGGAAGTACCTGAgcttgcaaagggtctgaatacttatgtaaaacattttagttttgtctGTCATTTGATACAAGATGTTAATTATCAGGTTACcttttgtttccttgtttgAGTAAAAAGACTTGATTTTCTGCATTTCATAGAATAATAGAATAATAGATATCAGATACGATCCCTCAGGTTATCTTTTGTTACCTTCATCATCTTCATAACGGGGGGTTGTCTCTGGTCCTCTGGGTTGTCCGTAATTTGGGAGTATGTTGCTCAGTATGACGGGTTCTGTAAAGACAACGGTCATATGTTTCAGATGAGATACAGTGATGctttttaagattaaaatcctttgttgttttttgtttattcacattttgcaaTACATCAAACTCTTCTAAATTTGGGGTTACTTAACCCTCGGATCCTTCTATGtccgttttgaggacattcatcatttttatcatcttttttgagttgatagtcacatttctATAGactgaggcatcaaatttggccaaattttttttttttttttcatattaaagaACCCATAGAACTCGATTGACGcgaaatagctccatccatccttgtttgttcGGAGTCGGacacatagacttccattaaaaacacgttttttgactgtgtgtctatggcagCGAAACAACTTTTAGCAACTGTTTCTTTGCAGTCATTCGAAcaccagggatctaaatttcaccattccacagtgatccagcagattgCACCAGCtcatcattttaaccccttcggCAATGAACACATGGTTTaccttccatggactcagactGGTTGGAGCactatttcacccactaaacatcattagaattaaatgaaccgattcatgccactagatatggatgtctgagagtgggctacatgtgtaaggaaaagtctGTGTGCTCCTATGGGTGTGCTCGAGTGTGAATCTGCGTCTATGTTTACAGCCGGACATGctgtaagtggagtgtttacagtcggAAAATGCTGcctctgagttctgcagtctgggactaagaaagggggacacttggacaatttcaacgttgccctcacttcatagcaagtggatggacatgcatgagaaTGCACAGATCCTTTCGATCAATAAGTAAGAATgtatcatatctcaaatatgcagtaaatttatatatgcaGGTAACtggcatatttgtggtcacattttggttagagatGGAAATGCGCGtttgtgattcatatcctacatatatatcctctgattctttatgcctgtacataaaataatcctaacatgaacaaatgcattcactagcatatgatttggtagaggaggaggctcgagaaaaggatggtaaaactggcgtgttttacgCTCTGATAGACTCATCTGCTCAGCATAgacgctatctcactgaatccaagtcataggcatagtgtacaataagtggcataaaaagggtgtaacattgaatttttttgtttgtttttctttttgtagtgttcagggttgaagttgttgaagagatctgaagcagtgaaagttaaaaaatttttgaaacacctttctgcatgtccgttttctggacaaacaaggaaAGATGAagctaaaatatgaaatttggCACTACAGAAAAAATTTCAGTGCATCAAAATCAGTTTTACTATTCATCATTGACATGGCCCcgactgtatttattgaaaaaagttttttttttaaatatatcattttatatgggaattatggtgttttttttttaccataaaaaataccagtgacatggtgtacaataactggcataaaaagggtggaacattgaaattttttaattttttaatttttttagtgttcagggatgaagttgttgaagagaatCCTatcagtgaaagtaaaaaaaatgttgaaaaatgattattttattaacacctttctgcatgtccgaTTTCTGGACAaccaaggacagatggagctaaaaattacaagggagcgagggttaaTACAACTGTGTATAAAAGGATCAATCAAAATAGCATTTACAAAGTTAAACATTAGCATGAGTCCAGTAGTATTAACTATTCAGTTTGTATTATCTTTACACTAAAAAGCTCTGGCATACAACGTTAAAGGGCAATTTGCAGTTTTGCTATCTTAGAAagagcattttaaaattcattacCTATATTTATAGGAGGATAAGGTGGACCAAAACCCGGGGAAAGTGGGATGCCAGAAGAGCTaaagaaaaaatgggtcaaattgCTATAGGAGCAAATAAAAGTCTTTCGTTTTGCCCTGAAAGCAGACAGAATCTAACCTGAAATTGCAGACAGACTGCATTCACATTCaactgggaaagctcccatataCAGCGTTtgttcttggaaggtgattggacgaacattctAGTGGACCGTTTTAGCCTTACTACTGGTACTAGtaagcattaaaatgtaaatggtTTTACATGTACAACCAAGTTACTAGGGTTGgaagaaaaatcaatacagcatagtatcagGAAATTTTGTATGGCAATATATCGTATCGTCTTGTCTACCAAGTATCgatcttttaaaatcaattgctaatatgaactgaagtctatgataatggaaaaataaaataaattgttaaGATAATTGTTTGTCCATtgaggttggcagaggtgactgtcatacagcaggagaagTTGGAGAGTATgcaatcttaaaaaaaacaaaaaaaaaagacaaatctgATAGTAGAGGTAGTAAAGATTCTATCTATGATTTAATACATGGGTTCAGCTGGCATTAAGGGcccattcacaccagagctttttggtctgctttaaacaaactctggtccattttcccGGATAGAccggttcatttggagtggtgtgaatgctcacacaaactctggtgcagaccaagCAAGCGGATTCTGGTCTGCTTGAAAACAGGAGGTCTcggtgtttcacacatccatctggtaaaccactcatagcaAAGCAGAcaaacttgtgaaccaaaggtagaaagtggcataaagtgttATGATAGacagatttatatgtgatttaatacattcaaatacatgtcggtacctcgcttggcgtctgtgtagccatagcaacacgtcaaATTGCCTCTAATGTATtagcagcaacaaaaat encodes the following:
- the LOC121525230 gene encoding proteinase-activated receptor 1-like, producing MAYATMAYIWCKKPEESGGLTFTDPFGNVEPVILSNILPNYGQPRGPETTPRYEDDEGRQNLSEEAWWFLTGSLSTTIIPSFYTLVCLLSVPINICALLVFIKRIEPKKPAVIYMMNLACADLLFSMVLPFKISYHFMGNDWIFSRAMCRIVTAAFYWNMYCSILLISLISVDRLLALVYPIQSLSWRSPAKAVIACAVMWILSFVGSVHLLFTEQTFNLTALNITTCHDIQLSQPFLWYKMYYITLCFLLFFLPLIITMVSYTRVILTLSKVQPELPDHSQKKRRAMFLTATVLVMFVLCFLPSNIIFIVHQLMYSEEIEDQEKEMNPDRLYVIYLFCLCLGSLNCILDPLVYYFGSSQFQKELSSMMGCQKTKQSTNGGQSPSVYYL